The bacterium region TTGGTTGTCTTTGGCAATATCCCTTACTCCTTTTCAAGTGAAATCCTCTTTTATCTTCTCGATAATTGTTATGAGAATTCTAGACGCGTAGTCAAAAGAGCGGTTCTCCTCGTTCAAAGAGAATTTGCTGAGCGAGTAGCGAGCAACCCTGGCCCAAAAAGTTATGGAATACCCTCTATCCGAACCTCAATAGTAGCGAATGCCCGACTTGGACCAATTTTCCCAGGAAACATTTTCTATCCTACAGCGAGTGTTGAATCACAAGTGCTTGAACTCCGTTTTCTTGAGAAGCCACGCTATGAGATCAGTGATATGATTCACTTCCGACACGTATTAGCAATTGCCTTCGGTTCTCGAAGAAGAAAGATTTTAAACTCACTGCTCTCAAGCAATCAGTTCGATAGCGATCAACTGCGTGCCACGCTTGAACTCTTGAAAATTTCTCCCGAGAGTAGAGTTGAAAGTATCACCCCAGAACAATTCGTCTTACTGTCAAACCACCTTTATTCCGGGCACAATCACTAGCGCTCAGTCCTGTCTTGGCTACTGAGATCTCCGCGCATCATAGACTACG contains the following coding sequences:
- the rsmA gene encoding ribosomal RNA small subunit methyltransferase A, with translation MESRGDSPESLLRALSVTPDKAFGQNFILEPAVIDEIIRFAKPSSEDTLVEIGPGLGALTKELLSFGQVTAIEIEEAFCRYLTDTYQGLRVIHEDVRGFNIASLGQNLVVFGNIPYSFSSEILFYLLDNCYENSRRVVKRAVLLVQREFAERVASNPGPKSYGIPSIRTSIVANARLGPIFPGNIFYPTASVESQVLELRFLEKPRYEISDMIHFRHVLAIAFGSRRRKILNSLLSSNQFDSDQLRATLELLKISPESRVESITPEQFVLLSNHLYSGHNH